A genomic stretch from Spongiibacter nanhainus includes:
- a CDS encoding efflux RND transporter permease subunit — translation MLSRLIQFSLSQRLLIGLLTLLLIGLGGRAAMNIAIDAFPDISPTQVKIIIKSPGMTPEEVESLITQPIEVELLGISRQSMLRSISKYALSAITLDFEEGTDIYWARQQVAERMNNIWDQLPAGISGGLAPMSTPLGDMFMFTVDNEQMSLSERRYLLDWTIRPALRTVDGVADVNALGGFVKTYEVAPRRGDMATLKVSTQQLIEALERNNRNDGAGRLDQGEEAILVRVAGALSSLEEIADLRVSNADGETFALRQLADIRLGALERYGSVTVDGKGEAVQGLVIGLRGANARHVVQGVKEKIAEIQPALPEGTTLNVFYDRGQLIELAVGTVGEALLEAVLLVLVVLGLFLGNVRAALTVASILPLSALFTFFMMDRLGMSANLMSLGGLVIAIGMLVDSAIVVVENMVSLLSHHDGPSKQGARRLPLLHILFRAVKDVAVPVTSGVIIIVIVFLPLMTLQGLEGKLFVPVALTIVFALFGALIMSLTVIPVIASLLLKSGQDEEPWLSRKLISLYQPLLAKALQRPAVVVTFAGGLLVLMAVLFPFVGKTFMPTMDEGDLIVQLESIPSVNLSSGIRMVQSVEKALLDNVEEIERIVSRSGSDEIGMDPMGLNETDVFLQLKPQDQWQVADKAALQEKMRAVLEQFPGINYGFTQPIDMRVSEMLTGSRGDIAIKVFGPDLSTLNDLAQRISHIVGNVDGAVDTTATLNEGAQYLQVNVDRLKAGALGLNADTLQHRLRAEIEGLPLGNIIEQSARVPLVLRYDKPAGDGVVQLQNSLMTLDDGRVVPLSELASIERIDGPVGVSRESGRRFAVVRSNVAGRDLVGFVDEAKQVIAAQLDMPEGYSLAWGGQFENQQRAAARLGLVVPVALGLIALLLFITFGSLKQTLIILSNIPFALTGGVVALWLTGEFISVPASVGFIALLGIAVMNGVVMMSYFNQLRAKGLDIHTVVTEGAVRRLRPVMMTATTCALGLVPLLLASGPGSEIQKPLAIVVIGGLISSTLLTLFLLPIIYRRFHSPLVRQTQLAEEQA, via the coding sequence ATGCTGTCGCGACTGATTCAATTCTCCCTCAGCCAGCGCCTGCTGATCGGCCTGTTAACGCTGTTGTTGATTGGCCTTGGCGGTCGCGCGGCGATGAATATCGCCATCGATGCCTTTCCGGACATTTCTCCCACCCAGGTGAAAATTATCATCAAGTCGCCGGGTATGACGCCGGAGGAGGTGGAGAGCCTGATCACCCAGCCCATTGAGGTGGAGTTGTTGGGTATCTCCCGGCAGTCGATGCTGCGCTCTATTTCCAAATACGCGCTGTCGGCGATTACTCTGGATTTTGAGGAAGGCACAGATATTTACTGGGCCCGGCAGCAGGTTGCCGAGCGCATGAACAACATCTGGGATCAACTGCCCGCTGGCATTAGCGGCGGTCTGGCGCCAATGAGTACGCCGCTGGGTGATATGTTTATGTTCACCGTGGACAACGAGCAGATGTCACTCAGTGAACGGCGTTATCTGCTGGATTGGACCATCCGTCCGGCGCTGCGCACTGTTGACGGCGTGGCCGACGTTAACGCCTTAGGGGGCTTTGTCAAAACCTATGAAGTGGCGCCCCGTCGGGGCGATATGGCCACGCTCAAGGTCAGTACTCAGCAGCTGATCGAGGCGCTGGAGCGCAACAACCGCAACGATGGGGCGGGCCGCCTGGACCAGGGCGAGGAAGCCATTCTGGTGCGGGTAGCGGGTGCGCTGAGCTCGCTGGAGGAAATAGCCGACCTCCGTGTCAGCAATGCCGATGGCGAGACCTTTGCGTTGCGGCAGTTGGCGGATATCCGCCTCGGCGCTTTGGAGCGCTACGGCTCGGTAACCGTGGATGGCAAGGGCGAGGCGGTGCAGGGTCTGGTCATCGGTCTGCGCGGTGCTAACGCCCGGCATGTGGTGCAGGGAGTGAAGGAAAAAATCGCCGAAATACAGCCCGCCTTGCCGGAGGGTACGACCCTGAACGTGTTTTACGACCGCGGCCAGCTGATTGAGCTGGCGGTGGGCACTGTGGGTGAAGCCCTACTGGAGGCGGTGCTGCTGGTGCTGGTGGTGCTGGGACTGTTTCTGGGTAATGTGCGGGCGGCGCTAACGGTGGCCAGTATTCTGCCGCTGTCGGCCTTGTTCACCTTTTTTATGATGGACCGCCTGGGTATGAGCGCCAACCTGATGAGCCTCGGCGGGCTGGTTATCGCCATCGGCATGCTGGTGGATTCCGCCATCGTGGTGGTGGAGAACATGGTGTCGCTGCTGTCGCATCACGACGGCCCCTCCAAGCAGGGCGCCCGCCGCTTGCCGCTGCTGCATATTCTGTTTCGGGCGGTCAAGGATGTGGCGGTACCGGTGACCTCCGGGGTGATTATCATCGTGATTGTGTTCCTGCCGCTAATGACCTTGCAGGGGCTGGAGGGCAAGTTGTTTGTACCGGTGGCGCTGACCATCGTGTTCGCCCTGTTCGGTGCACTGATAATGTCGCTGACCGTGATCCCGGTTATCGCGTCCCTGTTGTTGAAAAGCGGCCAGGACGAAGAGCCCTGGTTGAGCCGTAAATTGATTAGCCTGTATCAGCCCCTGTTGGCCAAGGCCCTGCAACGCCCCGCTGTGGTGGTGACCTTTGCCGGGGGGCTGCTGGTATTGATGGCGGTGCTGTTTCCCTTTGTGGGTAAAACGTTTATGCCCACCATGGATGAGGGCGACTTGATTGTGCAGTTGGAGTCGATTCCCTCGGTGAACCTCAGCAGTGGCATCCGCATGGTACAAAGCGTGGAAAAAGCCCTGCTGGACAACGTCGAGGAAATCGAGCGGATTGTGTCCCGCAGCGGCTCCGACGAAATCGGTATGGACCCAATGGGCCTGAACGAGACCGATGTGTTCCTGCAACTGAAACCCCAGGATCAATGGCAGGTCGCCGACAAGGCCGCCCTGCAGGAGAAGATGCGGGCGGTGTTGGAACAATTCCCGGGAATCAATTACGGCTTTACTCAGCCGATTGATATGCGGGTGTCGGAAATGCTGACCGGCTCCCGGGGCGATATCGCCATTAAGGTCTTTGGCCCCGACCTCAGTACCCTCAATGACCTGGCCCAGCGCATTAGCCATATTGTCGGCAATGTCGACGGCGCGGTGGATACCACGGCCACCCTCAATGAGGGCGCCCAGTATTTACAGGTCAATGTCGACCGGCTGAAAGCCGGGGCACTGGGCTTGAATGCCGATACCCTGCAACACCGTCTGCGGGCTGAAATCGAAGGGCTGCCGCTGGGCAATATCATTGAGCAGAGTGCCCGGGTGCCGCTGGTACTGCGCTACGACAAACCCGCCGGTGACGGCGTGGTGCAATTGCAGAACAGCCTGATGACCCTGGACGATGGCCGGGTGGTGCCGCTGTCCGAGCTGGCCAGTATAGAGCGCATCGACGGTCCGGTGGGGGTGTCCCGGGAGTCGGGGCGGCGCTTTGCCGTGGTGCGCAGCAATGTGGCGGGCCGCGACCTGGTGGGCTTTGTCGACGAAGCCAAGCAGGTCATCGCCGCGCAGCTCGATATGCCCGAGGGCTATTCGCTGGCCTGGGGCGGGCAGTTTGAGAATCAGCAGCGCGCGGCCGCCCGACTGGGGCTGGTGGTACCTGTAGCTCTGGGGCTGATTGCCTTGCTGTTGTTTATTACTTTCGGCTCCTTGAAGCAGACATTGATTATTCTCTCCAATATCCCCTTTGCGCTTACTGGCGGTGTGGTGGCCCTGTGGCTGACTGGCGAGTTTATATCGGTACCGGCGTCGGTGGGCTTTATTGCCTTGCTGGGCATCGCGGTGATGAATGGGGTCGTGATGATGTCCTACTTTAATCAACTTCGGGCCAAGGGCCTGGATATTCACACGGTGGTAACCGAAGGTGCAGTGCGCCGCCTGCGACCAGTGATGATGACGGCTACCACCTGTGCGCTGGGCTTGGTGCCGCTGCTGTTGGCCAGTGGTCCGGGGTCAGAAATTCAAAAACCCTTGGCCATCGTGGTGATCGGCGGGTTGATCAGCTCGACCCTGCTGACCCTGTTTTTACTGCCAATTATTTATCGCCGTTTTCACAGTCCACTGGTTCGCCAGACCCAACTCGCTGAGGAGCAAGCCTAA
- a CDS encoding DUF3240 family protein, with amino-acid sequence MSNQQRLILTIPPSLEDDLIDYLLSLEDVGGFTSYPVHGHGENRQLSIAEQVTGRQKRVQFELILPSDKLEVVLAGLREQVGSDIFYWHQDVNGSGHL; translated from the coding sequence ATGTCCAATCAGCAACGTTTGATACTGACTATTCCGCCGAGCTTGGAAGACGATTTGATCGACTACCTTTTGAGTCTGGAGGACGTCGGCGGTTTCACGTCTTATCCGGTTCACGGCCACGGCGAAAATCGTCAACTGTCCATCGCCGAACAGGTGACCGGACGCCAGAAGCGGGTGCAGTTTGAGCTGATTTTGCCAAGCGATAAGCTGGAGGTGGTGCTAGCTGGTCTCAGAGAGCAGGTGGGCAGCGATATTTTTTACTGGCATCAGGACGTCAATGGCAGCGGCCATTTATAA
- a CDS encoding FAD:protein FMN transferase, producing the protein MQRQLTFKHTDSGLAGQFDAMASPCEVLIDSTDPELAQRVAETVAQEAWRIEGTFSRYRNDNIVYRINNANGEPVEVDGETAQLLDFAQQAYQISDGAFDLTSGVLRRAWKFDGSDRLPAQSQIDSLLQVVGWEKLHWQSPTLRLQPGMEIDFGGIGKEYAVDRAAALVLELTDTPVLINFGGDLFATAPPAGQPHWLVGVESIGGLQSAMIQLQRGGLATSGDARRFLLKKGKRYPHVLNPRTGWPVMGAPRSVTVAASTCIEAGLLATLAMLEGQEAEAFLAAQEVLQWVQR; encoded by the coding sequence ATGCAGCGGCAACTGACTTTCAAGCATACCGATAGCGGACTGGCAGGGCAGTTTGACGCCATGGCCAGTCCCTGCGAGGTGCTGATTGACAGTACTGACCCTGAGCTGGCGCAGCGCGTGGCCGAGACCGTCGCCCAGGAGGCCTGGCGAATCGAAGGCACGTTCTCCCGCTATCGCAACGACAATATTGTCTACCGCATCAACAATGCCAATGGCGAGCCAGTAGAAGTCGATGGGGAAACCGCTCAGTTACTGGATTTTGCCCAGCAGGCCTATCAGATCAGCGACGGCGCCTTTGACCTGACCTCCGGTGTACTGCGCCGGGCCTGGAAATTTGACGGCAGCGATCGCCTGCCCGCCCAGTCGCAGATCGACTCACTACTTCAAGTCGTCGGCTGGGAAAAACTACACTGGCAGTCCCCCACCCTGCGCCTGCAGCCGGGGATGGAGATCGATTTTGGCGGTATCGGCAAAGAGTACGCGGTGGACCGCGCCGCCGCACTGGTGCTGGAGCTCACCGACACGCCTGTACTGATTAACTTTGGCGGCGATTTGTTTGCTACCGCACCCCCAGCCGGCCAGCCCCATTGGCTGGTGGGGGTGGAAAGTATCGGTGGACTGCAGTCGGCCATGATTCAGTTACAGCGCGGCGGTCTGGCCACCAGTGGCGATGCCCGCCGCTTCCTGCTTAAAAAGGGCAAACGCTACCCCCACGTTCTCAACCCCCGCACAGGTTGGCCGGTGATGGGCGCACCGCGCTCGGTGACCGTGGCCGCCAGCACCTGCATTGAGGCCGGCTTACTGGCGACACTGGCCATGCTGGAGGGCCAGGAGGCCGAAGCCTTTCTCGCCGCTCAAGAGGTATTGCAATGGGTTCAACGTTAA
- a CDS encoding protein-disulfide reductase DsbD family protein, whose protein sequence is MKISVIYIVVILNLLLSSSAHATDVESNAEQFLPVEQAYQMTPEIDGDTLLIRWHIAEGYYLYGSRFKAAIIEGEHSQSLAIKLPRGKHKRDEYFGDVEVFYHQLKAQLALPTRDPFTLRVSSQGCADAGLCYPPNHRLYRVEPDSGTLTRIDGGSTSTINSDNEIGTTLDAGTASSIGVFSIPQLLAMAALAFAGGLILNLMPCVFPVLALKAIGLLESSDSSAGERRMHGLIYTAGVVASFMLVAGLLILLRASGQELGWGYQLQSPWFVAALVYLFFIMGLSFSGAIELGSGLTGVGQNLVEKGGLSGSFFTGVLAVVVASPCTAPFMGASLGFALTQPMPIALTIFLALGLGMATPFLLISIVPGLGRLLPRPGNWMVTLKEIMAFPMYLTGIWLLWVLGRQAGINAAMLVLVGCVFVAVAVYFWNKPTRWHRGLAVSACLGAALVLSGITPETAAIQTPSTEQSKFPLTADGDALRYSPARLSALHQDGGPIFLNVTADWCITCKANEKIALGTDTVKNAMSTQHIRYMKADWTNRNAEVSRLLAHYQRSGVPLYVFFPGSGKPAVVLPQLLSKEKVLTAFKAAQGS, encoded by the coding sequence ATGAAAATATCCGTTATCTACATTGTTGTTATTCTCAATTTGCTGTTGTCCAGCTCGGCCCATGCCACCGACGTGGAATCCAACGCCGAGCAATTCCTGCCCGTCGAGCAGGCCTACCAAATGACGCCGGAAATAGACGGCGATACGCTGCTAATCCGCTGGCACATTGCCGAGGGTTATTACCTTTACGGCTCTCGTTTCAAAGCCGCAATAATAGAAGGCGAGCACAGCCAATCCCTCGCTATAAAATTACCCCGGGGTAAGCACAAGCGTGACGAGTACTTTGGCGATGTCGAGGTGTTCTACCACCAGCTCAAGGCCCAACTCGCCCTGCCCACGAGAGATCCCTTCACCCTGCGCGTCAGTTCCCAGGGCTGCGCCGATGCCGGACTGTGCTATCCCCCCAACCACCGCCTCTATCGGGTCGAGCCAGACAGCGGAACCCTCACCCGCATTGATGGGGGCAGCACGAGCACTATCAACAGCGACAACGAGATCGGCACCACCCTCGACGCCGGCACGGCAAGCAGCATCGGAGTATTCTCAATACCGCAACTGCTGGCCATGGCTGCATTGGCCTTCGCCGGCGGACTGATCCTCAACCTCATGCCCTGCGTGTTTCCGGTTCTGGCGCTCAAGGCAATCGGCCTGTTGGAGAGCAGCGACAGCTCCGCCGGGGAACGGCGAATGCACGGCTTGATCTATACCGCCGGCGTCGTGGCCAGCTTTATGTTGGTGGCCGGCCTGCTTATATTGCTGCGAGCCTCTGGGCAGGAACTGGGCTGGGGCTATCAGCTGCAATCACCCTGGTTCGTCGCGGCCTTGGTCTACCTGTTTTTTATCATGGGCCTGAGTTTTTCTGGCGCCATCGAACTGGGTAGCGGGCTGACAGGCGTCGGTCAAAACTTAGTTGAAAAAGGCGGCTTAAGTGGGTCGTTCTTTACTGGCGTATTGGCCGTGGTCGTAGCCAGCCCCTGCACCGCGCCATTTATGGGGGCTTCGCTTGGCTTTGCGCTGACTCAGCCCATGCCGATTGCCTTGACCATATTTTTGGCTCTGGGCCTGGGCATGGCCACGCCCTTCCTGCTGATATCGATTGTACCGGGCCTGGGGCGCCTGCTCCCCAGGCCCGGCAACTGGATGGTCACCCTCAAAGAGATTATGGCCTTTCCCATGTACCTCACTGGCATTTGGTTACTGTGGGTACTGGGCCGTCAGGCCGGCATCAATGCCGCCATGCTGGTATTGGTGGGCTGCGTGTTTGTCGCAGTGGCGGTGTATTTCTGGAACAAACCCACCCGCTGGCACCGTGGCCTGGCCGTGAGCGCCTGTTTGGGAGCCGCACTGGTATTGTCGGGGATAACGCCGGAGACCGCTGCTATCCAGACGCCCTCCACAGAACAGAGCAAGTTCCCCCTCACTGCGGACGGCGACGCCCTGCGCTATAGCCCGGCGCGGCTATCGGCGCTGCACCAGGACGGCGGGCCGATCTTTCTCAATGTCACTGCCGACTGGTGCATCACCTGCAAGGCCAATGAAAAAATCGCCCTGGGCACCGACACCGTTAAAAACGCCATGAGCACGCAGCATATTCGCTATATGAAGGCGGACTGGACCAATCGCAATGCCGAGGTCAGTCGCTTGTTGGCCCACTATCAGCGTTCCGGTGTGCCGCTGTATGTGTTCTTCCCCGGCAGTGGCAAGCCGGCAGTCGTGCTACCGCAACTGCTGAGCAAAGAAAAAGTCCTCACGGCTTTTAAAGCCGCTCAAGGTAGTTAA
- a CDS encoding DUF3570 domain-containing protein, which yields MKTHHKKSIRLSLAAASCALVGANAALAENAHDVGDWDVSAALLFYNETDRVSAAEPVIKAVKQIDTDETLSLKLTLDTLTGASGSGAVPTDRPQTFTTPSGHSSYSVKAGEIPLDESFKDTRVALNAAWERPLSKDLTMVLGGNVSSEYDYQSLSINSSFAWDTNQGNTTWNGGISAGVDAIDPVGGKPIAFGVMQEADASQPRDGSSDTKTLFDLVAGVTQVIDKNSLFQVNYSLSQSSGYLTDPYKIISVVDPVSGRPLFTNGNEPNLPSVVYENRPDSRLKHSLYGQYKRYIGGDVLDASYRFMVDDWGISSHTIDLRYRWKFGDTLYLQPHIRLYQQSAADFYTPFFVDGSQPVAGNDKVEASADYRLGEFNGYTFGAELGQDNPNNSWSVALEYYLQSGNEPDGKFGELNKQELYPDVDALMLRVVYDF from the coding sequence ATGAAAACTCACCACAAAAAATCGATTCGCCTGTCATTGGCCGCCGCCAGCTGCGCGTTGGTGGGCGCCAATGCCGCCCTAGCTGAAAACGCCCACGACGTGGGTGACTGGGATGTCAGTGCCGCACTACTGTTTTACAACGAGACCGACCGGGTCAGCGCCGCAGAGCCCGTTATCAAGGCGGTCAAGCAAATAGACACCGACGAAACCCTATCGTTGAAGCTAACGCTGGACACCCTGACCGGTGCCTCGGGCAGCGGCGCTGTACCCACCGATCGGCCACAAACCTTCACCACACCCTCCGGCCATAGCAGCTATAGCGTTAAGGCCGGCGAGATCCCGCTGGACGAATCCTTTAAAGACACCCGAGTCGCACTGAATGCGGCCTGGGAGCGCCCCCTCTCCAAAGACCTCACCATGGTTCTGGGGGGGAATGTATCATCGGAATACGACTACCAGTCACTGTCGATAAACTCGTCTTTCGCCTGGGATACCAACCAGGGCAATACCACGTGGAACGGCGGTATTTCCGCTGGCGTCGACGCCATCGATCCGGTGGGCGGCAAGCCTATCGCCTTTGGCGTGATGCAGGAGGCCGATGCCAGCCAGCCACGGGATGGCAGCAGCGATACCAAAACGCTGTTTGACCTGGTGGCCGGGGTCACCCAGGTCATCGACAAAAACAGCCTTTTCCAGGTCAATTATTCACTGAGCCAATCCAGTGGCTATCTGACCGACCCGTATAAAATTATCAGCGTGGTGGACCCGGTAAGCGGCCGCCCTTTGTTCACCAATGGCAACGAGCCTAATCTCCCCAGCGTGGTCTACGAAAACCGCCCCGACAGCCGGCTGAAGCACAGCCTATATGGGCAGTACAAACGCTACATCGGCGGCGATGTGCTGGATGCCTCCTACCGCTTTATGGTGGACGACTGGGGCATTAGCTCCCACACCATCGATCTGCGCTACCGCTGGAAATTTGGCGACACCCTCTACCTGCAACCCCATATCAGGCTGTACCAACAGAGCGCGGCGGATTTCTACACCCCCTTCTTTGTGGACGGCAGCCAACCGGTGGCCGGCAACGACAAGGTCGAAGCGTCAGCTGACTATCGACTGGGGGAGTTTAACGGCTATACCTTCGGCGCCGAGCTGGGGCAGGACAACCCCAACAACAGTTGGAGCGTGGCGCTGGAGTACTACCTGCAAAGCGGTAATGAGCCAGACGGCAAGTTTGGCGAACTCAACAAGCAGGAACTGTATCCGGATGTTGACGCCCTTATGTTGCGAGTGGTGTACGACTTTTAA
- a CDS encoding DUF4266 domain-containing protein — translation MKKLALLLMAGLSLSACSSLGVEPWERQNLAKPEMALDSSPLRSALDDHIYFSKEASSGGRSFGGGGCGCN, via the coding sequence ATGAAAAAACTAGCTTTGTTGTTAATGGCCGGCCTCTCTCTCAGCGCCTGCAGCAGCCTGGGTGTTGAACCCTGGGAGCGGCAAAACCTGGCCAAACCGGAAATGGCGCTGGACAGCTCGCCACTGCGCTCGGCCCTGGACGATCACATCTACTTCAGCAAAGAAGCTTCCAGCGGCGGCCGCAGCTTCGGCGGCGGTGGCTGCGGCTGTAACTGA
- a CDS encoding TlpA family protein disulfide reductase — MKRRLVFLIIAPLILWAAGLSQAALASTAAPMLPASGFNLDDYRGKVVYLDFWASWCGPCRASFPYMNTLVSRYGNDLAVVTINLDEDADSARSFIDQFKPSFPVFHDPSGHVAQQFQVAGMPNSFLFDRRGQLLLKHIGFTKSTPEKLDSAIQRAIQP; from the coding sequence ATGAAGCGCAGACTTGTATTCCTCATTATCGCCCCCCTGATCTTATGGGCCGCCGGTCTGAGTCAGGCGGCATTGGCTTCGACTGCGGCGCCGATGTTACCGGCATCCGGTTTCAATCTGGACGATTACCGCGGCAAGGTCGTGTACTTGGATTTTTGGGCGTCCTGGTGCGGCCCCTGTCGCGCCTCTTTCCCCTACATGAACACGCTGGTCAGCCGCTATGGCAATGACCTAGCTGTAGTCACAATTAACCTCGACGAAGACGCCGATAGCGCCCGCTCTTTTATCGACCAGTTCAAACCAAGCTTCCCAGTATTTCATGATCCCAGCGGCCACGTTGCCCAGCAATTCCAGGTGGCGGGCATGCCCAACTCCTTCCTGTTTGACCGCCGGGGGCAACTTCTACTGAAGCATATCGGCTTCACCAAAAGCACACCAGAGAAGTTGGACAGCGCCATTCAACGCGCCATCCAGCCTTAG